In the Nicotiana tabacum cultivar K326 chromosome 16, ASM71507v2, whole genome shotgun sequence genome, one interval contains:
- the LOC107832318 gene encoding cellulose synthase A catalytic subunit 2 [UDP-forming]-like produces the protein MDTKGRLVAGSHNRNEFVVINADEVGRVTSVKELSGQICQICGDEIEVTVDGEPFIACNECAFPVCRQCYEYERREGNQACPQCKTRFKRIKGSPRVDGDDEDDEFDDLDHEFDYHGNPRYMSEAALSSRLGRGTNHNASGLTTPSEIDPAALHSEIPLLTYGQEDDTISADKHALIIPPFMGRGKKVHPVPYSDSMSLPPRPMDPKKDLAVYGYGTVAWKERMEDWKKKQNDKLQVVKHGGSKGGGNDGDELDDPDLPKMDEGRQPLSRKLPISSSRLSPYRLLILVRLAVVGLFFHYRITHPVNDAYALWLISIICEIWFAVSWIFDQFPKWFPIVRETYLDRLSLRYEKEGKPSGLAPIDIFVSTVDPMKEPPLITANTVLSILAVDYPVDKVSCYVSDDGAAMLTFEALSETSEFARKWVPFCKKFNIEPRAPEWYFSQKVDYLKNKVHPSFVRERRAMKRDYEEFKVRINGLVATAQKVPEDGWTMQDGTPWPGNLVRDHPGMIQVFLGNDGVRDIEGNILPRLIYVSREKRPGFDHHKKAGAMNALMRVSAVISNAPYLLNVDCDHYINNSKALREAMCFMMDPTSGKKICYVQFPQRFDGIDRHDRYSNRNVVFFDINMKGLDGIQGPIYVGTGCVFRRQALYGYDAPKKTKPPGKTCNCWPKWCCCCFSSRKKHKKGKTTKDNKKKTKTKEASPQIHALENIEEGIEGIDSEKATLMPQIKLEKKFGQSPVFVASTLLEDGGIPPGATSASLLKEAIHVISCGYEDKTEWGREVGWIYGSVTEDILTGFKMHCHGWRSVYCMPKRPAFKGSAPINLSDRLHQVLRWALGSVEILLSKHCPIWYGYGCGLKPLERFSYINSVVYPLTSLPLIAYCALPAVCLLTGKFIVPEISNYASILFMGLFIMIAATSVLEMQWGGVTIDDWWRNEQFWVIGGASSHLFALFQGLLKVLAGVSTSFTVTSKAADDGEFSELYLFKWTSLLIPPMTLLIINIIGVIVGISDAINNGYDSWGPLFGRLFFALWVIVHLYPFLKGVMGRQNKVPTIIVVWSILLASIFSLLWVRVNPFTARGGLVLEVCGLDCE, from the exons ATGGATACTAAAGGGAGGCTAGTTGCTGGTTCACACAATAGGAATGAGTTTGTTGTCATCAATGCTGATGAAGTTGGAAGA GTAACTTCTGTGAAAGAATTAAGTGGGCAGATTTGCCAGATTTGTGGAGATGAGATTGAAGTTACAGTAGATGGGGAGCCATTTATCGCTTGCAATGAATGTGCATTCCCTGTTTGCAGACAATGCTATGAGTATGAAAGGAGAGAAGGAAATCAAGCTTGCCCTCAATGCAAAACTCGGTTCAAGCGCATTAAAGGGAGCCCCAGAGTTGATGgagatgatgaagatgatgaattTGATGACTTAGACCATGAGTTCGATTACCATGGTAACCCTCGATATATGTCTGAGGCTGCACTCTCTTCTCGTCTTGGCCGCGGTACCAATCATAATGCTTCTGGGCTTACTACCCCATCAGAAATAGATCCTGCTGCTCTTCACTCAGAGATCCCTCTTCTTACTTATGGTCAAGAG GATGATACAATTTCCGCTGACAAGCATGCTCTTATCATCCCACCGTTTATGGGTCGCGGAAAGAAAGTTCATCCTGTGCCTTATTCTGATTCCATGTCTT TGCCTCCTCGGCCCATGGATCCTAAGAAAGATTTGGCAGTTTATGGATACGGGACTGTTGCATGGAAGGAAAGAATGGAGGACTGGAAGAAAAAACAGAATGATAAATTACAGGTGGTTAAGCACGGAGGCAGTAAAGGTGGTGGTAACGATGGAGATGAGCTGGATGATCCCGATTTGCCCAA GATGGATGAAGGCAGACAACCACTTTCGAGAAAGCTGCCTATTTCCTCTAGTAGGCTGAGCCCATACAGATTACTCATTTTAGTTCGTCTTGCTGTTGTTGGGCTCTTTTTCCACTATAGAATAACGCATCCTGTCAATGATGCATATGCATTGTGGCTGATTTCTATCATATGTGAAATATGGTTTGCGGTATCGTGGATATTTGATCAGTTCCCTAAATGGTTTCCGATTGTGCGAGAGACATACCTGGACAGGCTATCTCTGAG GTATGAGAAAGAAGGAAAGCCTTCTGGGTTAGCCCCTATAGATATATTTGTTAGTACGGTGGATCCCATGAAAGAACCTCCGCTTATTACTGCAAATACTGTTCTCTCCATTCTCGCTGTGGATTATCCGGTGGACAAGGTTTCGTGCTATGTCTCTGACGATGGTGCTGCCATGCTTACTTTTGAGGCTCTCTCTGAAACATCTGAATTCGCAAGGAAATGGGTCCCATTCTGCAAGAAGTTCAACATAGAGCCTCGGGCCCCGGAGTGGTATTTCTCCCAGAAGGTTGATTATCTGAAAAATAAAGTACATCCATCATTTGTGAGGGAACGTCGTGCTATGAAG AGAGACTATGAAGAATTCAAGGTTCGGATAAATGGGCTGGTTGCCACGGCACAAAAGGTTCCCGAAGATGGCTGGACTATGCAAGATGGAACGCCTTGGCCCGGAAATCTTGTCAGGGATCATCCTGGAATGATTCAG GTCTTCCTGGGTAATGATGGTGTCCGTGATATTGAAGGGAATATACTGCCTCGCCTTATCTATGTTTCTCGTGAGAAGCGTCCAGGATTTGACCACCACAAGAAGGCTGGTGCCATGAATGCTTTG ATGCGGGTATCAGCGGTCATATCAAATGCTCCTTACTTGCTCAATGTGGATTGTGATCACTATATAAATAACAGTAAGGCACTGAGAGAAGCTATGTGCTTTATGATGGACCCCACTTCAGGAAAGAAAATATGCTACGTACAATTTCCGCAAAGGTTTGATGGTATTGACAGGCATGACAGATACTCCAACCGCAATGTGGTCTTCTTTGAT ATCAATATGAAAGGACTTGATGGGATCCAGGGTCCAATTTACGTGGGTACTGGATGTGTCTTCAGGAGGCAAGCACTTTATGGTTATGATGCTCCAAAGAAGACGAAACCTCCAGGAAAAACATGCAACTGCTGGCCGAAATGGTGTTGCTGTTGTTTCAGTTCTCGAAAGAAgcataagaaagggaaaacaaccaaggataacaaaaagaaaactaaaaccaaAGAGGCTTCACCACAAATTCACGCCCTTGAAAATATCGAGGAAGGAATTGAAG GAATTGATAGTGAAAAAGCAACCCTTATGCCTCAGATAAAACTTGAGAAGAAATTTGGACAATCACCAGTATTTGTTGCTTCAACACTTCTAGAAGATGGTGGCATTCCTCCAGGAGCAACATCAGCATCTCTCCTGAAAGAAGCAATACATGTCATTAGTTGTGGTTATGAAGATAAAACAGAATGGGGTAGAGAG GTTGGATGGATTTATGGATCTGTTACTGAGGATATCCTTACCGGATTTAAGATGCACTGTCACGGTTGGAGATCTGTCTACTGCATGCCCAAAAGGCCTGCGTTTAAGGGGTCAGCTCCTATCAATCTTTCAGATCGTCTTCACCAGGTTCTGCGGTGGGCTTTGGGATCTGTTGAAATTCTCTTGAGTAAACATTGTCCCATTTGGTATGGATATGGGTGTGGGCTGAAGCCGCTGGAGCGCTTTTCCTACATAAACTCAGTGGTCTACCCATTGACTTCTCTTCCTTTGATCGCATATTGTGCATTGCCAGCTGTCTGTTTGCTTACTGGGAAATTTATTGTTCCAGAG ATTAGTAACTATGCTAGCATTCTTTTCATGGGACTTTTCATAATGATTGCTGCCACGAGTGTTCTTGAGATGCAATGGGGAGGTGTTACTATTGATGACTGGTGGAGAAACGAGCAGTTCTGGGTCATTGGTGGTGCCTCATCTCACCTATTTGCTCTTTTCCAAGGTCTTCTTAAAGTTTTGGCTGGTGTCAGCACTAGCTTCACTGTTACTTCCAAAGCAGCAGACGACGGGGAGTTTTCTGAGCTTTATCTGTTCAAGTGGACATCTTTGTTGATTCCTCCTATGACTTTGTTAATTATTAACATCATTGGAGTCATAGTTGGAATTTCGGATGCAATCAACAACGGTTATGATTCTTGGGGTCCTCTATTCGGTAGGCTTTTCTTCGCCTTATGGGTCATTGTTCATCTATATCCCTTCCTCAAAGGTGTGATGGGCAGACAAAATAAAGTTCCAACCATCATTGTTGTCTGGTCTATCCTTCTGGCATCTATCTTTTCCTTATTGTGGGTTCGAGTCAACCCATTCACGGCAAGAGGTGGACTTGTTCTAGAAGTGTGCGGGTTGGACTGCGAGTAA